In a single window of the Bacteroidota bacterium genome:
- a CDS encoding PIN domain-containing protein: protein MIIETRYVIDSVSLINYFNKLFNEADKISPDARRIINNGFNTFSGVKLVIPSTVFLELHTKFVSNKEMAKKIYYELYYRIKECPDIEVKPLEREVVEHFIAIDNSIVDLEHNDKLILAAAIQLQCPIITIDPKIVSYVKKTKIITVIQ from the coding sequence ATGATTATAGAAACACGATACGTTATTGATTCAGTCTCATTAATAAATTATTTTAATAAATTATTTAATGAAGCAGATAAGATTAGTCCTGATGCACGTCGGATAATTAATAATGGATTTAATACATTTTCAGGTGTAAAATTAGTAATTCCAAGTACAGTTTTTCTGGAGCTTCACACAAAATTTGTTTCAAATAAAGAAATGGCTAAGAAGATTTATTACGAGTTATATTATAGGATTAAAGAATGTCCTGATATTGAAGTTAAACCTTTAGAAAGAGAGGTTGTCGAACATTTTATTGCTATCGACAATTCAATAGTTGATTTGGAACACAATGATAAATTAATTCTTGCTGCAGCAATTCAACTTCAATGCCCAATTATTACGATAGATCCGAAAATTGTCTCTTATGTTAAAAAAACTAAAATTATTACAGTAATTCAATAG